The nucleotide sequence CATTGCTTGCGCTAGTATTGATATGAGGATAATTactactattttttatttcacgtttcatatatttttctcctgtatatttatttgaaaaactcaaattattatgtgcattttttaaattataattttgtttgtcCAGTACACTATTAGAACtatacatattttcatatactcttttattatttttttttaaatttttttccatagtatcattattttcttcgACGTATTCTTTATCAATTTCATTgcttcttttatttatatttttttttctaatttctttatttatattttttgtattatcaATTGTTTCCTCATTTTTAAAGAAGCTATTTTCATTCTTTGATTTGTTATTTCGTTTTTCTCCTTCTTCATATTTGTTACACTTCACAATTTTATCCAAACattcattatcattattttcatttgtatcattaaataataagcaTTCATTACTGTTTttacctttttttttatttatattatctacactttttctttttttatttttattttgtttattcaTATCATTTGAATCATTAACTTCATTTCCAAATTTAACAGGAGAGCTATATGTCATATATCCTACTTCTTCACTATCTTCTTTTCTTATAATTGGACAAAATAATTCGGCATGTGGATTAAAATTTTCCCATTCAATATCGgaattatttccattttcatcttttttattattttttgcggattttctttttgttcCTTTGTTGGAATTTCTTTTCTGGTTTCTGCTCGGTTCCTTCTTTTTCGGGGtgctattattttcttcagtTGGGTCGTTTAGCTCATTTGGTTCATTCCCCATATTTGGGTTATTTGATGCCTTTTGTGTATTTGTTTGGGTTAGTTGATTTTTATCGTTCTGATCAATTAGTTGATTCGGTTTGTTTTCTGGAACCAGCTCGTTGGATTTGTTTGTTTCATTTGAATCCTTGACTGCCTTAGACCCTTTAGTACCTTTGGGTTCCTTAACTTCTTTAGCCATTTTTCCTCCTTTAACAACTTTACATTCGTTTCCCATTTCTGTATCCCCTTTGGTTACTTTATTCGAACcttttttaacatttttttttccttcaatttttttttctttttttccttCATTCTTTTTTTGCTTTGTTCCTTCCGTTTTTCCTTCGCCTAAATTTTCTACCTCTTGTTGTTtcttcactttttttttttctttttttggttctttcttttcctttttaGAATCATTAATTGCatcatttttcatttctttatcttcttttttcttaggagatgaatttttaataaactTTGCGGTTTTACTAtcattcatattatttaaattctTCATAACATTATTTGGATCattgttcatatttatcgatatataattcatagtattggatatattatttgtaccTTCACAATATTGATTCATATAATTAGTAGAATTAACCACATCAATTGAAGTGTTGCCactatatttatcattttcttttttataaatattataaacatCGTCATTAATATCTTTAATGTTTTGCAATGAAAGTTTTTCAGGATTATTATCGTTTATTCCATTTTCTATCATTGTTGCATTAGCTTGGTTATTTGAATTTGCAAATATTTGATCATTGATTGATGATACTACATAATTTTGtgcatttattatttcattataatttttaattatactTTCTTCACTATtagttaatttttttttatttataagtgtagaacttttttttttactattattattttctaacCCTTTGTTATTTCCTTGTTTAtcgatattatttttactattctttcgtacttttttatttgtattgcTACTTGATTTTTCTATTTGTTTACAATCAGTATtgttgttattttttattttattatttttattattttcattcgAATATTCATCACCTTCATGtgtattttcttcttttcgttttttttcttcatttccATCTCCACCATTTCCACCAATACCCCCATTATTATTCCATGAttctacatttttatttccgTCATTTCGATATCTATTCCCCTCGCTATTACCTCCTGCATCTCTACTCGCATTTCTATCCCCATCTTTACTTGCATCTTTACTTGCATCTCTACTCGCATCATAGGAACAACCTCGGAAATATTTTCGTCCgttttgaaatatattaaaataaagaattttattaaatttagagaaagtataaatattgtttaataatatggaacaattattttgtaaaaaattttgatgaggatttttttctttataagaaatatatcGAAGGAGCAAACTTGGAATTGAATCAATAGTGAAGGGAATGAACTGAATGTATAAGGTATTAggtatttcttttttcataattttccaAATAAAATCACAGTTTTGAATAATAGTATAAATAGAACTAATaattacatataaaaaataatttagaaaggaagaaaaattgaaaaagtGAGGATTGATGAAATAATCTAGATTACATTTTCTCATTTTGTTACTTATATAGTTTGTGTGCTTTCCGTAacttgaaaaaatatttatgttttcctttttattaaatggcaaaaaagaaaaatcaCAATATTTACTTATGTCATCATTTGAAGGATATATTGtacaatttaaaatatgaataactTCATGTGATTTCGAattttcaattatatttccatattcatcatataaatatttaatttttggtGTTAatctattttttacttttttttctccagtattttctataattttttttccatcaATTCGAtctccatttttttcaaaactTCTCTGAAcaattttatcaaaaaatttatctCCTATGATTTTATCtctaattattttattttttataattaatttttcatccTCTATCCTGATTTTTTCATctcttttatttctaacaaatatttcatttatttgtacatattctttatgataaaatggctctaaatttaatttgttaatatcTATTTGTACAATATAAACAGATCCATTTGATCCCCCAATTATTAATTGGTTATGTTTATCAGACCAACTTAAATCGACAGCACATGTTTGTTCCTCCAATAAATTTTGAAGAATCAAAAAACATtgtgcatatttatttactttgttttttttttctttagaaatatttatgttattattactacCTATTTTAGACTTCTCTAATGCAATTTTATCACGCctttttttctcattttttttattttttaaaatatatggtTTTTCTAtcctttttaaaaaaattttccaTAACGAAATTACACCATTATCACTACATTGAcaatataaacaatataattttttttttttcatatctACAAAAACTTTTTGCCCTATTTTAGCAACTCGCATACAACTTCCATGCCCAtccatataaattttttttttatttatatattggtcatttttatttttcattttaagTAATATGCCACAATTTCTACCATTATTAGGTATATGTGTAATACTTGCATATTTACcaaaattatcaaaataaatatggcGAATAGTTGGAgtatcaatatttttatattttttattcatattttcttcatatacatattcaaaatattctCTTCCTATTATTCCCTGTGATGATgaaaaatcattttttatatttccagattcataaaattgatgacttttattttcatttatatcaaAACAACCTTTTTGTTGGTGTATCATATCCATGCTATTTTGGTCAGGATATATGTTTACCTTTTTCCATATGCACATAATATTATCACTACTTTGAGCAAtgattaaattatttgttgGATGAAAAGAAACtccttttatattttccgTAGTCCCTTTTACAAAAAGTTTATGTGACACATatgattttattaaattaaatatataaactaTTCCATTTGAAACCCCACATACAACATGTTCATTATCACGTGACCATGataaatcaaaaatttCTCCATTTTCATGTATTTTTATGCATTTACTCATTTTCCAttcttctttattattatttgctTGTGCAAATGGGTTATTACTTGATTTTgtgtaattattttttatatcttcattatgttttttaatattatttttatttatgtccAGTTCATAACAAACTAGTGTACCCCCACTATCACAACTAGCCAAAAAATTACCATTATAACTCCATCTGATCGTATTAATATAAACTAAATTGTGATCATTActtacaaataataaatcaatttttaacttattttttgtatttatattataatgtggaatactatatatttttatttggtgTAAGCTTGAAATAGCTAGTCTATTTAAGTCAGTATTAGGCTGAAAATCTAAACTTGTTATTTTCGCATTTTCTGAACTCAAGTTTAACTTTTCAATATACATTTTGggaataattaaaaatgtttttaattttttttttttagtaaattTAATACTTAGCGAAACAACTAAgtaaattatcaaaaaaaaaaggaggGGAAAAATACActtcaaattataaaaatatataataatgattaaGTTCTGtttatattacatattttatggTATGATTATGAGGAATAAAACATGTGTATACCCTTATTTAATATGTAAAGAATTTCATTAAATTCcccatttatattatatttttattatacatatatatatgcattaagTGTCATATTGTACTATTTGGATAAGCATCattctaaaaaataaaggaaCAAACTTTTACAAGTTtgacataaaaaattgtattaaattaaaatttcacctaaattgtttttttaaaataaattaaaaataaagaaaaggaaaaacattttatgtatatttatttatttatttttattatattgtacattgtataaatatatttcgtATCCACACATGATTAggtataataaataagtaaataaatatattatatatttatttatattttttatatatgcaaacaTGTGGAAGAAATCTATTAATGTTAGCACGaagtttttattaattcaaaATGTACTACTATTgacatattaaatatatatataattgagAAAATATAGGATACAatagttttaaaaaaataatatagtctttttaaatactctaaaatattttttttgcatgTTTGATATTTGtatgtaaatttttattacttaaTTTGTAggcaattttatttattattttttttcttttcttttattatataatattatatattaatccATAATTAGAAAAGAACATATACTTtcaatttcatttttcatttattttatatttaataaacaagcatatttattatatatctcatattaaaatttgttggaaacatatatataatcctATTGATCTCATATTTGTAGCACTTGTTGGACGTAACTAGTTTGTTGTTATGTCATTATTCCcttctatatataaaatgtttaaattattttaacattaacaaaatatcGAGTTTTACGAAAAGTGTTGAAAACGCTATCTTAGGGGCACTTATTCGATTGATAAGTGTGAGGATGGGCAAATTGGAAAATTATCAATTtgacaaataaaaaagaaaagtaaataaatgaattaataaataaataatgaaaatgtaCAAACATATGgtaaaaattatcatatcAAAAATAGAGAAAAAAACTAATTAAGTATATAAACAGCtttacatattattttattataattagctaattttaaaaaattgtttttttatttaaaagcAATTGAATTAGGTTCTATAATGTATGTGAATATGTGCGTGTGCGCATATCACCTctgattatatataatgcagTGATATTACACTACAATTCTTTGGAAAGTATTTCATAAATGGTATATTGTATatccttatttttttaaattaacaattttaattttattgtaATATGAATTGCATACTCATTTTGTATTGTTAGCCACATCTCAATTATTCATATTGTCCCATTTATACATGGGGAGAAAATATGAATGtagctaaaaaaaaaaaaattattattattaaaataaattcatgATTCTTTCTTATCAGATCCATATTTGTATGATATTTCGAGTATTcgtgttatttttttttgaaaattaaCGAGGTGATTCGATAGTTCCTTTTGATAATTGTTTGGTTTTGTAATACTTGGGAGAATGTTAGGTATTAATGacggaaaaaaataaaaatattgaattaaaatttgtattattgAAATGATAAATTGACTGACATAAGGTTTTGAATGAAGTTCTAAAcagttaataaaatatgtgcATATTGTTTCTGTATATTTTGATGTATCTATTAACTTGTTATTTGCATTAATAAtaagataaaatattactatttgaaaataaaatacagttttatctaaaatattataaggGTTTAATGTAAATgttgtatttttaatatgaatatgttcataataatttatattatcttcTAAATTGAAATTCTCATTTGTTATAGccattatattattattcaaatagtaaaatatatttgtaaaattgtgctcatttatataaaaagataaataaaacGCAGATTTAGAATTAAAACCAGATTCATACAAACCATTTAATGTGG is from Plasmodium berghei ANKA genome assembly, chromosome: 14 and encodes:
- a CDS encoding WD repeat-containing protein, putative, translating into MYIEKLNLSSENAKITSLDFQPNTDLNRLAISSLHQIKIYSIPHYNINTKNKLKIDLLFVSNDHNLVYINTIRWSYNGNFLASCDSGGTLVCYELDINKNNIKKHNEDIKNNYTKSSNNPFAQANNNKEEWKMSKCIKIHENGEIFDLSWSRDNEHVVCGVSNGIVYIFNLIKSYVSHKLFVKGTTENIKGVSFHPTNNLIIAQSSDNIMCIWKKVNIYPDQNSMDMIHQQKGCFDINENKSHQFYESGNIKNDFSSSQGIIGREYFEYVYEENMNKKYKNIDTPTIRHIYFDNFGKYASITHIPNNGRNCGILLKMKNKNDQYINKKKIYMDGHGSCMRVAKIGQKVFVDMKKKKLYCLYCQCSDNGVISLWKIFLKRIEKPYILKNKKNEKKRRDKIALEKSKIGSNNNINISKEKKNKVNKYAQCFLILQNLLEEQTCAVDLSWSDKHNQLIIGGSNGSVYIVQIDINKLNLEPFYHKEYVQINEIFVRNKRDEKIRIEDEKLIIKNKIIRDKIIGDKFFDKIVQRSFEKNGDRIDGKKIIENTGEKKVKNRLTPKIKYLYDEYGNIIENSKSHEVIHILNCTIYPSNDDISKYCDFSFLPFNKKENINIFSSYGKHTNYISNKMRKCNLDYFINPHFFNFSSFLNYFLYVIISSIYTIIQNCDFIWKIMKKEIPNTLYIQFIPFTIDSIPSLLLRYISYKEKNPHQNFLQNNCSILLNNIYTFSKFNKILYFNIFQNGRKYFRGCSYDASRDASKDASKDGDRNASRDAGGNSEGNRYRNDGNKNVESWNNNGGIGGNGGDGNEEKKRKEENTHEGDEYSNENNKNNKIKNNNNTDCKQIEKSSSNTNKKVRKNSKNNIDKQGNNKGLENNNSKKKSSTLINKKKLTNSEESIIKNYNEIINAQNYVVSSINDQIFANSNNQANATMIENGINDNNPEKLSLQNIKDINDDVYNIYKKENDKYSGNTSIDVVNSTNYMNQYCEGTNNISNTMNYISINMNNDPNNVMKNLNNMNDSKTAKFIKNSSPKKKEDKEMKNDAINDSKKEKKEPKKEKKKVKKQQEVENLGEGKTEGTKQKKNEGKKEKKIEGKKNVKKGSNKVTKGDTEMGNECKVVKGGKMAKEVKEPKGTKGSKAVKDSNETNKSNELVPENKPNQLIDQNDKNQLTQTNTQKASNNPNMGNEPNELNDPTEENNSTPKKKEPSRNQKRNSNKGTKRKSAKNNKKDENGNNSDIEWENFNPHAELFCPIIRKEDSEEVGYMTYSSPVKFGNEVNDSNDMNKQNKNKKRKSVDNINKKKGKNSNECLLFNDTNENNDNECLDKIVKCNKYEEGEKRNNKSKNENSFFKNEETIDNTKNINKEIRKKNINKRSNEIDKEYVEENNDTMEKNLKKNNKRVYENMYSSNSVLDKQNYNLKNAHNNLSFSNKYTGEKYMKREIKNSSNYPHINTSASNAFGRNDYHNEFEALEIGKEKNNNNNRYLDNYEQSQRNLNNKTSHDFYNYNSHSHLDKYSSVENAQCEGNNYHIKKLRSNENENYKYYQSYIKREYNTNLNLIDVKKEEFENGSSMYSQEEYNDPVEIYGYNSNEFDKYKELNFKNKKRKIYNKMINTNIMNNFDMNNMHDPNYIDFIRTKKYNDQMNYISKGYDKRNSKKIRIKNSEDIETIYENNQYNMNDIYSNVDVIHSNHEEKKNKMKKINIINDVQYEKYKNKVIIFDNRKENCLICCMCNNNNNLGGKKHFYLLWEDEISGKKIKYTVHDSYIFIISYKFNIFLLNIFNINSKILIHDYVLPDKYIADFVIIKSFNIDGNIYTFFYIHDKKYYYIYQLLNYSSVFLLYSFEISMLNSHVESINISIVEKLQNEDILSKSSKKCFKKYKQILKNKNKKDSINEEDIKNNRETNENAEMENGKSGKGETEEQKKEMSINKKQKEENEKDVERELRLKELIHSITFYENLKIENKSNEKQNKKCNNFFSKKSIKKEKQQYNMSYFNPKCANKLLTRIPNKIQNYSSQKKKKNIIKKSKEEKKKNYFDDVFSNNIHGNDLLYDYIYRKENFYYSYMCIYIFLKNGMIFLIRRNLMKTEITNENYFPETYSSGIISMRPHMFEENGITLISRLDNTYYNKSLYCDINLLFNSKDDYSDEINNKVILPSTDTLNRYTSNEYFNKNRNLILFDNLMDIQQKGMKIFSSQNKIFNIYDFDITKLIESEEFIEGHEHLGQSFEPIVKKEKANTDDDDDNTNKFGKIENNKNNFILQNYHVIKREKDCNMEDIHIKKELNKVSKDFLYAMSISEGFKKSEKNSDSHVDTNLYVKTIKYLENQMKYSILIMNKKSFLNYLCAYFSFLVEYLDITRIQQNFHYFMKITLYHSKKYISKFVFFEIDQNTNYEPYWLDTNALLCMNIHFFFLSLFLYYNFLLPIYKILRQKKNKNTHIYKYHSFFRFIKEMHKHMVQIDTIFQRAFHRSLSV